Proteins from a genomic interval of Marmota flaviventris isolate mMarFla1 chromosome 8, mMarFla1.hap1, whole genome shotgun sequence:
- the Pcnp gene encoding PEST proteolytic signal-containing nuclear protein isoform X2, which translates to MLFEVAAPINLLSKNSSSCNGGESSSRSAEKRSAEEEAADLPTKPTKISKFGFAIGSQTTKKASAISIKLGSSKPKETVPTLAPKTLSVAAAFNEDEDSEPEEMPPEAKMRMKNIGRDTPTSAGPNSFNKGKHGFSDNQKLWERNIKSHLGNVHDQDN; encoded by the exons ATGCTTTTTGAGGTTGCTGCTCCCATCAATCTGCTCAGTAAAAATAGCTCATCTTG TAATGGAGGGGAAAGTTCCAGTCGCAGCGCTGAGAAGCGATCAGCTGAAGAAGAAGCTGCAGACCTCCCAACAAAGCCTACAAAGATCTCCAAGTTTGGATTTGCCATAGGTAGTCAGACAACTAAGAAAGCATCAGCCATATCCATCAAACTTGGATCAAGT AAGCCTAAAGAAACTGTTCCAACTCTTGCTCCAAAAACCCTTTCAGTAGCAGCAGCTTTTAATGAAGATGAAGAT agtgAACCAGAGGAAATGCCTCCAGaagcaaagatgaggatgaagaATATTGGAAG ggaTACACCAACATCAGCTGGACCAAACTCTTTCAATAAAGGAAAGCATGGGTTTTCTGATAACCAGAAGCTATGGGAACGAAATATAAAATCTCATCTTGGAAATGTTCATGACCAAGACAATTAA